In Streptomyces liangshanensis, the DNA window CGAGCGAGGCGCTGGTCAACCAGGCCACCGACCGCCTCACCGGCCGCCGTACGACGCTGGTGGTCGCCCACCGGCTGACCACCGCGGCCCGCGCGGACCGGGTGGTCGTGATGGACCACGGGCAGGTGGTGGAGGACGGCACGCACGGCGAACTGCTCGCGCTGAACGGCCGGTACGCCAAGCTGTGGCGCAGCTTCATCGGCGAGGAGGAGGAGACGGCGGCGGTGGTGTGAGGCGGCGGTGGTGTGACGCGGCGGCCCGCGAGGGCCATGGCCTCGCCGGTCCGCCGGGAGCTCACCGGCCCGTGATCAGCAAAGGATCCACCCGGTCGACGCCGACTTGCCGGCGATGGCCCCGGACGCCCGTACGCACCGGTTCAGCGCGTGGACGGTCACCGGCCCCGCGTGCTGCGTGAAGTCCCCGCTGTCCACCACCGGGCCGGCGCCGCGCGCCTGGAGGCTCACCCGCATCGCCCGCCTGGCACCGGGGTGGTCGGCGACGGTGAGCGCGCACGCGTACCCCCGCGACTTGTAGATCCGCAGCTCACCGCTGTCGAAGGGCACCGTCTTCTGCGGCTGCCCCGAGCACACCGAGAGCGCCTCGGCGCGGGCCGCGGCGGGACCGGCCAGAGCGAGCGCCGCCAGCGCGACCACGGCTGTCAGCGCCGCGAGACAGCGCGGCAGCGCGCCCTTTCCATAACCGGTCCCAGCGAACACGCATGCCCCTGTCGTCAGTCGGGTGTACATGCGTACGACGCGCGAGGGCCCGGGAAGGTTGCGTCCGCGTTGTCGTCGGCGGGAGCGGCGGCGGGTGCCGCGGCGGGGGAGGCGGGGCCGGCGGGGCTGGCGGTGCGGGATGAGCACCGCTAGGTTCACCAGGTCTGTCATGAACACAAGGAGAGTGCATGCGCAAGACGCTGAGATGGCTGTTGTCGCTGTCGCTGATCATAGGGACGGTGGCAACGGCGGGTGCGGCCACCGCCGCGGACCAGAAGTCCCCGAGCGGTACGGCCGTCGCGGACACCAAGGACGCCTCGGACACCACCGACATCAAGGACCGTGTCCTGGCGATCCCCGGGATGAGCCTGATCCAGGAGAAGCCGTACGCGGGTTACCGCTACTTCGTCCTCAACTACACCCAGCCGGTGGACCACCGGCACCCGTCCAAGGGCACTTTCCAGCAGCGCATCACGCTGCTGCACAAGGACACCAGCCGTCCCACGGTCTTCTTCACCGGCGGCTACAACGTCTCCACCAACCCGAGCCGCAGTGAGCCGACGCGCATCGTCGACGGCAACCAGGTCTCGATGGAGTACCGCTTCTTCACCCCGTCGCGCCCGCAGCCGGCCGACTGGACGAAGCTGGACATCTGGCAGGCGGCCAGCGACCAGCACCGCATCTTCACGGCGTTGAAGAAGATCTACACCAAGAACTGGCTCTCCACGGGCGGTTCGAAGGGCGGCATGACCGCCACCTACTTCGAGCGGTACTACCCGCGCGACATGGACGGCGTCGTCGCGTACGTCGCGCCCAACGACGTGGTGAACAAGGAGGATTCGGCCTACGACCGGTTCTTCGAGAAGGTCGGCACCAAGGAGTGCCGCGACAAGCTCAACGCCGTGCAGCGCCAGGCGCTGATCCGGCGGGAGCCGCTGGAGAAGACGTACGCGGAGTGGGCGGCGGCCAACGGCGCCACCTTCACGACCGTCGGCTCGCTCGACAAGGCCTACGAGGCCGTCGTCATGGACTTCGTCTGGGCGTTCTGGCAGTACAGCCTGCTGGCGGACTGCGAGAGCATCCCCGCGGCCACCGCCTCCGACCAGGAGATCTACGACGTCATCGACGCGATCTCCGGCTTCTCCGCCTACACGGACCAGGGCCTCGCGACGTACACGCCGTACTACTACCAGGCCGGTACGCAGCTGGGCTCGCCGGACATCAAGCAGCCGCACCTGGGCAAGCTCAGCCGGTACGGCTACCAGCCGCCGCGCAACTTCGTGCCGCGCGACATCGCGATGAAGTTCGACCCGCGCGTGATGCCGGACGTCGACAACTGGGTCCAGCACCACGCGGACCGGATGCTCTTCGTGTACGGGCAGAACGACCCGTGGGGCGCCGAGCAGTTCCGCGTGGGCCGGGGTGCGCGTGACAGCTTCGTGTACGTCGCGCCGGGCGCCAACCACGGCGCCAACGTGGCCGCCCTGAGCCCCGAGCAGTCGGCGAAGGCCACGGCCAGGATCCTCGACTGGGCGGGCGTCGCGCCGGCGGCCGTACAGCAGGACGCGGCGAAGGCGAAGCCGCTCGCGCCGTTCGACGCGAAGCTCGACCACCAGAAGGTCGACCGCCGCCAGGCGCTGCGGCCGTAAGCCCCCTCCGCCGGGCCGCCCTTGAGGGGGCCGCCCGGCGGACCGCTACCCCTCGGCCGAGCCCGGCACGGCGGCCACCTCGGGCCAGTGGCGCCGCAGCGCGGCCACGGTGGCGGTGACGGCGGGCCGCCGCGCCGCCCCGGCCCGCCACAGGGCGTACAGCCGGCGCGAGGGTACGGGATCGAGCGCCTTGGCCCGTACGCCCGGGGGCAGCGGGCCGCGCCCCAGCCGGGGAACCATCGCGACGCCCAACCCGGCGGCCACCAGGGCGATCTGGGTGTGGTTCTCCTCGGCCTGGTGGGCGAGCTCGGGCTCGCAGCCGGCGGCGCGCAGGGTGCGTACGAGCCAGTCGTGGCAGACCGTGCCGGGCGGCTGGCAGATCCACCTGAGCCCGCGCAGATCCGCCCGGCGGACGACGGCCCGCGCGGCGAGCGGGTGCCCGTCCGGCACGAGCAGATCGCACAGGTCGTCACCGATGACGGCCCGCTCCACCCCCTCGGGGGTGGGCAGCCGGGCGATGTCCCAGTCGTGGGTGACGGCGAGGTCGATCAGGCCGCGGGCCACGAGGTCGGAGGACAGGTGCGGGTCGATCTCCCGCAGCCGGACGTCCAGGGTGGGGTGGAGCAGGGCGAGTTCGGCGAGCGCGGGAGGCAGCAGCCCGCGGGCGGAGGAGGCGAACGCCGCGACGACGAGCTGCCCGGTGGGCTGCCCCCGCCGCTCCTCCAGCGTGGTCTCGGCCCGCTCGACGATGGCGAACAACTCCTCGGCGGTGGCGGCGAGATGCCGCGCCTCGTCGGTGAGCACAACACCGCGCCCGCGCCGTTCGAGGAGTGTGGTACGGGTCTCCCGCTCCAGCTTGGTGATCTGCTGGGAGACGGCGGAGGGGCTGTACCCGAGGGCGGAGGCGGCAGCACCGACGGAACCATGCACGGACACGGCATGGAGGGCGCGGAGGCGGGCTAGGTCGAGGATGGCGTTTCCCTCGGTGGGTGGGTGGCTGAGCTTGGGCTGGATGTGCGGGTTCAGACGAAGACGTAGTCGGGGTCGGCGTTCTTGTGTTGTTTGACGTGGGGGCCGCCCCTTGCTGTTGAGTGTCGCGGTTTCGGGTCGGGCGTCAAGGGCGCTCCTTCGTCGCGTCGGCAAGCCGATGACCTTCGGTCACCCTTGACTCCCGCCCCGAAACCGCAAGTGAAGGCGAGGGGGGGGCGGCCCGGGGAGGGGTCCCCCGGGACACTCCGGGGGCGGTTGCGGCTTGCTCCCGGGCTGCGGCTCCGGTTGGGGGTTTGCGCACCACTTGAATGGGGCGGCAGGCCCCGGCTTGGCGGCTAGCCGGCCGTCCGTTGGCGGGTGCGCAAGCACCGTGTCTGAGATCCGTGGTCAGCTGCGGGGTGGCGTGGCCTTGTGTCCTGCGGTGCGTTGGGCGGTTCTGGGAGGACACATTCGCTTGTTTCGCGCCTGTTGGGCTACTGGGTGGGGAGTGGGCCGGTGATGTTGGTGATCCAGGGGCGGTATGCGGCGACCCGGGTGAAGACGTCGGGGTAGGCCGAGGCGCAGCCCTGTCCGTAGGAGATGATGCCTACGAGGTTCGTTTTGTTGTTGGCCAGCTGTTGTGCGAGGGGGCCGCCGGTGTCGTGCTGGCAGGGGCCCTTGTCGGGGGTGTGAGTGCACAACTGCTGACTGCCGTCCACGGTGCCGTAGTAGGCATTGCACTGGCTCGTGGTGATGACGCCGACCTGTGCGCGCTGGAGTTGGGTCGGCTGCTGGCCTCCGTAGGAGAGAGTGCCCCAGCCCATGGCCACGGCGGTTTGGCCTGCGTAGGCGTTGGGCTGGGTGTTCGCGTCCACCAGGGCCGGGCGCACTCCGACGTTCAGGGTTGCCTTCTTGGCGAGCTGAACGACGGCAATGTCGTTGCGGCTGGTGGTGGGTGTGTAGGACGGGTGGATGATCCATCGTCCGACCGCATAGAGCGCGGCGAAGTTGGTGTCGGAACCGCTCGCGGTGTCGCGATCACCGAGAAGGACAGCGGTGGTGCCCGTTGCCTTTCCCCGTACGCAGGATGCGGCCGTCAGTACGTACGTGTCGCTGATCAGCGTCGCCCCGCAGAAGACCTGCCCGGAGTTCGTATCGACGAGACCGGCCATGCTGTGCGCGATCGGGGCCGTGGGGCTGTTGCTCACGGCGGTGCCTCCGACGATCGCCTGAGCCGGGGCAATCCCCGGGCCAACCACCGCCACCGCAGCGGCCGACACCGCAACCACAAGCTTCCTTAACCACTTCATGGGGGACCTTTCGGAGAAGGGCTCGACAGACACCGTCACTGCCGCAGTTCCCTCCTGCCGGCCTTCCTCAACCATGGGTCTTGTGTGTGGTGTTCCGTTAGTGCGTACCGAGGACCCGTCACCGGCCGGAAGGGGGCGAACTGCCCGCCCTTCCCCTTCCACCCACCCAGCTCAGACACGGTGCTTGTACGCCCGCAGGCAGACGGCCTTCCAGCCGCTGAGCCGAGTGGCACAGCCCCATTCAAGTGGTGCGCAAACCCCCGTCCGGAGCCGCAGCCCGGAAAGAGACCGCAACCGCTTCCCTACCGTCCCGGGGACCCCTCCCCCGGGCCGCCCCCCTCGGCCTTCACTTGCGGTTTCGGGGCGGGAGTCAAGGGTGACCGAAGGTCATCGGCTTGCCGACGCGACGAAGGAGCGCCCTTGACGCCCGACCCGAAACCGCGACACTCAACAGCAAGGGGCGGCCCCCACGTCAACCAACACAACAACGCCGACCCCAACTACGTCCCCGCCTGAACCCCCACCCCCACGTTCCACTCAGCCGGCAACGCACCCCCGCAAAACACACAGAAGAAGTCGTCCTCCCGAACCACGTTGACCTCTCGGCAGTCCGGATCCGTGCCCCCGCCCTCACCCACGCAGCGGCGGAACACCACCTCATGAGTGAACCCCCGCAAACGCACCACCCCAGCCCGATCCACCCCGGCCCGCTCCAACGCCGCTGCCACCCACTGCCAGGAGCTGACGTCCGGGCAATAGCCCGTCGACTGGTTGCTCACCTCGCCGACCACCCACCGGTCGTCCTCCCGCGCCAAGGACATCTCGCCGGCGCTCAGCACCGCCCCGCCGCCCGCGCAGGCCACGTGTTCGCTGGAGGAACGGATCTCCGTTCCCTCACCACCCGCCCGCACCGACGCGGCTCTGATGTCAACCGGGCCGACGTACTCGTACACGTACACCCTCCGCACACACCCCCTGCCCCCTACCCGCCTGCCCCCCTCCCCCTACGTCAGCCCCTCCAGATACCCCCGCCCCGCCTCCAACAGCCCCGGCAGCTCCGCTGCCTTCGGGTACCAGCGCTTCTCGTACTCCCAGCACACCCACCCGTCGTCCCCCTCGCCCGCCAGCAGCGCCACGCACTCCGCCAGCGGCAGCACCCCCGCGCCCAGGGCCAGCGGAGTGGTGTCCTCGGCCGACGCGATGTCCTTGACCTGTACGTATCCCAGGTACGGCGCCAGTACCGCATGCGACGTGATCGGGTCCTCCCCGCCCAGCCAGGTGTGCATCACGTCCCACAACACCCCCACCTGCGGGTGCCCCACCGTCCCGACCACCCGCGCCGCGTCCACGCCCGTACGGTGCGAGTCGTGGGTCTCCAGCAGGATCCGTACGCCGAAGTCGGCGGCCACCTCCGCCGCCGCGCCCAGCCGCCGCGCGGCCGTCGCGTCGGCCTCCGCGGGGTCCCCGTCCCCGCCGCCGGGGAAGACGCGGATGTTCGCGGCGCCCAGGTCCCGGGCGAGCCGGAGGAGGTCGTCGAGTTCCTGGCGTACGGCGTCCTCGTCGGTGGTCGTGTCGGCGACCCGTACGTACCCGGCCAGGGTCAGGATCTCGACGCCCGCCCGCTTGAAGTCGTCGACCACCGAGGCGCGTTCGGCCTCTCCGATGCCGGGGTGGACGGGCTCCTCCGGGTGGGCACGCAGCTCCACGCCCTGGTAGCCGGTGGCGGTGGCGAGTCCGACGACCTCGGGGACGGGCAGCCCCGGCACTCCGAGGGTGGAGAAGGCGAACTTCACGATGGTTCCTTTCCGAACGAGACTCCGAGCAAGACTGCGCACAGGGCATTCCCGGGCATCAAGCCATCCCACCCCAGTACCCCGTCACCCCCGGGCACACCCCCCACCCGCCCCGGGCACACCCCCACCCGCCCCAGGCCACCCCTCACCCCCTCCCCCCGGAGGGACCCCCCACCCGAGCCGCCCCCGTGGACCCCCGCACCATCAGCTCCGCCCCGATCGTCGCGATCCCGCCCGGCGGCGGCGCCTCCGTGCCCATCGCCAGCCGCCCCGCCCGCGCCCCCGCCTCGTACAGCGGCAGCCGTACCGTCGTCAGCGCGGGCATCGCGTCCACCGAGAACGGCAGGTCGTCGAAGCCCGCCACCGAGATGT includes these proteins:
- a CDS encoding S28 family serine protease, which encodes MRKTLRWLLSLSLIIGTVATAGAATAADQKSPSGTAVADTKDASDTTDIKDRVLAIPGMSLIQEKPYAGYRYFVLNYTQPVDHRHPSKGTFQQRITLLHKDTSRPTVFFTGGYNVSTNPSRSEPTRIVDGNQVSMEYRFFTPSRPQPADWTKLDIWQAASDQHRIFTALKKIYTKNWLSTGGSKGGMTATYFERYYPRDMDGVVAYVAPNDVVNKEDSAYDRFFEKVGTKECRDKLNAVQRQALIRREPLEKTYAEWAAANGATFTTVGSLDKAYEAVVMDFVWAFWQYSLLADCESIPAATASDQEIYDVIDAISGFSAYTDQGLATYTPYYYQAGTQLGSPDIKQPHLGKLSRYGYQPPRNFVPRDIAMKFDPRVMPDVDNWVQHHADRMLFVYGQNDPWGAEQFRVGRGARDSFVYVAPGANHGANVAALSPEQSAKATARILDWAGVAPAAVQQDAAKAKPLAPFDAKLDHQKVDRRQALRP
- a CDS encoding LysR family transcriptional regulator, with translation MLDLARLRALHAVSVHGSVGAAASALGYSPSAVSQQITKLERETRTTLLERRGRGVVLTDEARHLAATAEELFAIVERAETTLEERRGQPTGQLVVAAFASSARGLLPPALAELALLHPTLDVRLREIDPHLSSDLVARGLIDLAVTHDWDIARLPTPEGVERAVIGDDLCDLLVPDGHPLAARAVVRRADLRGLRWICQPPGTVCHDWLVRTLRAAGCEPELAHQAEENHTQIALVAAGLGVAMVPRLGRGPLPPGVRAKALDPVPSRRLYALWRAGAARRPAVTATVAALRRHWPEVAAVPGSAEG
- a CDS encoding serine protease; its protein translation is MVAVSAAAVAVVGPGIAPAQAIVGGTAVSNSPTAPIAHSMAGLVDTNSGQVFCGATLISDTYVLTAASCVRGKATGTTAVLLGDRDTASGSDTNFAALYAVGRWIIHPSYTPTTSRNDIAVVQLAKKATLNVGVRPALVDANTQPNAYAGQTAVAMGWGTLSYGGQQPTQLQRAQVGVITTSQCNAYYGTVDGSQQLCTHTPDKGPCQHDTGGPLAQQLANNKTNLVGIISYGQGCASAYPDVFTRVAAYRPWITNITGPLPTQ
- a CDS encoding sugar phosphate isomerase/epimerase family protein, with amino-acid sequence MKFAFSTLGVPGLPVPEVVGLATATGYQGVELRAHPEEPVHPGIGEAERASVVDDFKRAGVEILTLAGYVRVADTTTDEDAVRQELDDLLRLARDLGAANIRVFPGGGDGDPAEADATAARRLGAAAEVAADFGVRILLETHDSHRTGVDAARVVGTVGHPQVGVLWDVMHTWLGGEDPITSHAVLAPYLGYVQVKDIASAEDTTPLALGAGVLPLAECVALLAGEGDDGWVCWEYEKRWYPKAAELPGLLEAGRGYLEGLT